One Candidatus Binatia bacterium genomic region harbors:
- a CDS encoding sigma factor, whose protein sequence is MDLDQVYRESAPFLRGVGYRVCGDVSVAEDLLQETFLRALEQMTSAPPERDDLLGIFIRLAVPALQSRRSRSYAGRWLPMPVQTDLGGVGVPDAVSANATLGFDSLLALEELEAQARAIFVLGEIAGHSLPAIAEIFALPLEAVELSLVDSRLALERDGRYPTNLAGSSGIRTLVEGLATLSGSGAFSFPRDVVAPRLAVAFDHGGTCNAPDNQSCSPGAAANLLQGLLNHGKAKPEVQTAEVNFEPALLAEIGESPEGEAERLAILFGREPSGMLSRIHVVLAPAKLRALSFDGLRPSLGELL, encoded by the coding sequence GTGGATTTGGATCAGGTTTATAGAGAGAGTGCCCCCTTTCTCCGAGGGGTTGGCTATCGGGTGTGTGGCGACGTGTCGGTTGCCGAAGATCTTTTGCAGGAAACCTTCCTGCGAGCGCTGGAGCAGATGACCTCGGCGCCGCCCGAGCGCGACGACCTCCTCGGGATTTTCATCCGGCTTGCGGTGCCGGCTTTGCAGAGCCGACGGTCCCGCAGCTACGCTGGTCGTTGGCTACCGATGCCTGTCCAGACGGATCTCGGCGGCGTGGGAGTTCCCGATGCTGTCTCGGCAAATGCCACGCTCGGTTTCGACTCCCTTCTGGCGCTCGAAGAGCTTGAGGCTCAAGCCAGAGCTATTTTTGTTCTTGGCGAGATTGCCGGTCACTCGCTTCCCGCAATCGCAGAAATTTTCGCGCTACCCCTCGAGGCCGTAGAGCTCTCGCTGGTAGATTCGCGGTTGGCTCTGGAGCGCGACGGTCGCTATCCCACCAACCTTGCGGGCTCATCGGGGATTCGAACTCTGGTCGAAGGCCTGGCCACGCTTTCGGGGTCGGGCGCATTCAGCTTTCCTCGCGACGTGGTTGCCCCCCGGCTGGCAGTGGCTTTCGACCACGGTGGGACCTGTAACGCGCCGGACAATCAATCATGCTCTCCGGGAGCTGCCGCAAACCTCCTGCAGGGCCTCCTGAACCACGGCAAGGCGAAGCCGGAAGTCCAAACGGCCGAGGTGAACTTCGAGCCGGCTCTGCTCGCAGAAATTGGCGAAAGCCCGGAAGGCGAGGCGGAGAGATTGGCGATTCTCTTTGGCCGCGAGCCCAGTGGAATGCTTTCCCGGATCCATGTAGTTCTCGCGCCAGCCAAGCTCCGCGCCCTCTCCTTTGATGGTCTGCGCCCAAGCCTCGGTGAGCTTCTCTAG
- a CDS encoding SDR family oxidoreductase produces the protein MDLGIRNKVAVVIAASRGIGKATALGLAREGCNIAICARGAENLALAHKEAESLGVRVFSERCDVADLDALRGFLDRTKKNLGAVDILINNASAFAFGGGADDWEKSFAIDLMAAVHATEHVLPWMEQSGGGAIVHVSSTAALEAPGPPAYSALKAALLSHAKNISVAHAAHKIRVNCVTPGAVEFPGGIWDDARKNNPEFYQSMLSTIPAGRMVTDEEVADAIIFASSARASGMTGAVLSIDLAQHKGNL, from the coding sequence ATGGATCTGGGAATCAGGAACAAGGTCGCGGTGGTGATCGCCGCGAGTCGTGGAATCGGGAAGGCTACCGCACTCGGTTTGGCTCGAGAGGGCTGTAATATTGCGATCTGTGCGCGCGGGGCCGAAAATCTCGCTCTCGCACACAAGGAGGCCGAGTCTCTCGGCGTGCGCGTCTTCAGCGAAAGATGTGATGTGGCTGACCTCGATGCGCTGCGAGGTTTCCTGGACCGGACGAAAAAGAATCTCGGCGCCGTTGATATTCTCATCAATAACGCCTCGGCCTTTGCTTTCGGGGGCGGCGCCGACGACTGGGAAAAAAGTTTTGCGATCGACCTGATGGCCGCAGTCCATGCCACCGAACATGTCCTGCCCTGGATGGAGCAGTCTGGAGGCGGAGCTATTGTGCATGTCTCTTCCACCGCGGCACTCGAGGCACCCGGCCCACCCGCTTATTCCGCACTCAAGGCTGCCCTCCTGAGCCATGCCAAGAATATTTCGGTTGCCCATGCGGCCCACAAAATTCGCGTCAACTGCGTGACTCCCGGTGCTGTAGAATTTCCCGGCGGCATTTGGGACGATGCACGAAAAAACAACCCCGAATTCTACCAAAGCATGCTCTCCACGATTCCTGCGGGTCGGATGGTCACCGACGAGGAAGTCGCGGACGCGATTATTTTCGCATCTTCTGCGCGCGCTTCGGGGATGACCGGGGCGGTGCTCTCCATCGATCTGGCCCAACATAAGGGCAATCTCTAA
- a CDS encoding M3 family metallopeptidase, which produces MSQNPLLFPGGLPPFDKIDPTHIRAGMRELLAEMASELETLEGAAGPTWDAAVEAPSALGERLGRAWGVVGHLMGVRNSDELRAAYEEVQPEIVAFGLRIAQSPALFEALEGLASSDSFSAMDQAQKRIIESSLRDARLSGVALRGAEKERFNAIQSEMAECATKFSNHVLDATKAFALTLTAAEDVEGLPDGLKQLASQAAQEAGAGESTPEAGPWRMTLDAPSMGPFLQYSPRRELREKIYRAFITRASSGENDNQPLIARILELRREEAQLLGFEDFAAMSLSTKMAPDVATVESMLEDLRGSSFDAAASDLADLRELAATRGAPEKEGLQPWDLGYWSERLREERYDYSEEALRPYFPFPRVLEGLFALAERLFGIRITAADGEAPVWNPEVRFFRVQNEAGEEVAAFYLDAYSRPAEKRGGAWMDECIGRAPGKKPVAYLVCNQAPPVGDQPSLMSFLEITTLFHEFGHGLQHMLTRVERPMVSGIRNIEWDAVELPSQFMENWCYEREVLLGLSEHIETGERLPVEVFEKIRAARTFRAGSDMLRQLYFGLTDLALHHSFDPQGERSAFDIQREVASKTTVLPPLPEDRFLCSFGHIFAGGYAAGYYSYKWAEVLSADAFAAFEEVGLEDEAAVRETGRRFRDTVLGLGGSRPPMEVFSEFRGREPSTEALLRHAGLR; this is translated from the coding sequence ATGTCTCAGAATCCACTTCTTTTCCCCGGTGGTTTGCCGCCTTTTGACAAGATCGACCCCACGCATATCCGCGCAGGCATGCGGGAACTCCTTGCTGAAATGGCGTCCGAGCTCGAGACGTTGGAGGGGGCGGCTGGTCCAACTTGGGATGCAGCGGTCGAGGCACCGTCTGCGTTGGGTGAACGACTGGGTCGAGCGTGGGGCGTTGTCGGTCATTTGATGGGCGTCCGAAATTCGGATGAACTGCGCGCGGCCTATGAAGAAGTGCAGCCGGAAATTGTCGCCTTCGGTCTGCGGATCGCGCAGAGCCCGGCTCTGTTCGAAGCGCTGGAGGGCCTCGCGAGCAGCGATTCGTTTTCGGCGATGGATCAAGCGCAGAAGCGGATCATCGAGTCGTCACTGCGGGATGCGCGCCTTTCGGGTGTCGCTCTGCGCGGCGCGGAGAAGGAACGTTTCAACGCGATTCAGTCGGAAATGGCGGAGTGCGCGACCAAATTTTCGAACCATGTTCTCGATGCAACCAAGGCCTTCGCACTGACGTTGACTGCGGCAGAAGATGTCGAGGGGTTGCCGGATGGCCTGAAACAGTTGGCGTCGCAAGCTGCGCAGGAAGCTGGCGCCGGGGAGAGCACTCCGGAGGCTGGACCGTGGCGGATGACACTCGACGCGCCGAGCATGGGCCCTTTCTTGCAATATTCACCTCGGCGTGAGTTGCGCGAGAAAATTTACCGAGCCTTCATCACGAGGGCGAGTTCCGGTGAAAATGATAACCAACCCTTGATCGCCCGCATTCTGGAACTGCGACGCGAAGAAGCCCAGCTGTTGGGTTTCGAGGATTTCGCCGCGATGAGTCTCTCGACCAAGATGGCGCCCGATGTGGCGACAGTCGAGAGCATGTTGGAGGATCTCCGAGGTTCGTCCTTTGACGCGGCCGCAAGCGACCTTGCCGATTTGCGTGAGTTGGCCGCGACACGAGGAGCCCCTGAAAAAGAAGGTCTCCAGCCTTGGGATCTTGGGTATTGGTCGGAGCGACTACGCGAAGAGCGTTACGATTACAGTGAGGAGGCGCTCCGCCCCTACTTCCCGTTCCCCCGGGTTTTGGAAGGGCTTTTTGCTCTCGCCGAGCGTCTCTTTGGCATTCGGATTACCGCTGCCGACGGGGAAGCTCCGGTCTGGAATCCCGAGGTTCGGTTTTTCCGTGTTCAGAATGAGGCAGGGGAAGAGGTCGCGGCTTTTTATCTCGATGCCTATAGTCGCCCGGCAGAAAAGCGCGGCGGGGCCTGGATGGATGAGTGCATTGGACGGGCACCGGGCAAGAAGCCGGTCGCCTATCTGGTCTGTAATCAGGCTCCCCCGGTCGGTGATCAACCATCTCTGATGAGTTTCCTCGAGATCACCACACTCTTTCATGAATTCGGCCACGGATTGCAGCATATGCTCACACGCGTCGAGCGGCCGATGGTCTCGGGAATTCGAAATATTGAATGGGATGCCGTGGAGCTCCCAAGTCAATTCATGGAGAACTGGTGTTACGAGCGTGAGGTGTTGTTGGGCCTCTCCGAGCATATCGAAACCGGGGAGCGTCTCCCCGTCGAAGTATTCGAGAAGATTCGTGCGGCACGGACATTCCGCGCTGGCTCGGATATGTTGCGACAGCTGTACTTTGGCCTGACGGATCTGGCCTTGCACCATAGTTTCGACCCACAGGGTGAACGAAGCGCCTTTGATATCCAACGGGAAGTGGCATCGAAGACGACGGTCCTTCCACCCTTGCCGGAAGATCGTTTCCTTTGTTCCTTCGGACATATCTTCGCAGGCGGGTATGCGGCTGGCTATTACAGCTATAAATGGGCCGAGGTTCTCTCGGCAGATGCTTTTGCCGCATTCGAAGAAGTGGGGCTCGAGGACGAAGCGGCCGTGCGTGAGACGGGCCGACGTTTCCGGGATACGGTGCTGGGTCTCGGTGGGAGTCGTCCGCCGATGGAAGTTTTTTCCGAGTTTCGTGGGCGAGAGCCTTCGACCGAGGCCTTGCTGCGTCACGCCGGTCTGCGATAG